In the Plantibacter sp. Leaf314 genome, CGAGCGGGAACCGGTCGGAGATCCAGGCCGTCTCCTCGTCCGTCGGTGACCAGGCCGAACCAGCGGCGGCGTTCGCGCGGATCTGTGCGGGCGTCGTCGCTCCGGCGATGACGCTCGTCAGTCCTTCGCGCGCGAGCAGCCACCCGAACGTCGCTTCGAGCATGCTGATGCCGCGCTCGTCGCAGAACACCTGGTAGGCCTCGATCGCGTCCCAGGGCGCCTGGTCCAGGATGTGCTTGCGCTGGCGCATGATCCGGCTCTCGGCCGGCCCGCCGTCGCGCGAGAACTTCCCCGTGAACAAGCCGTTCGAGAGCGGGAAGTAGGGCAGGAAGCCGACGCCTGCCGCTCGCATCGCGGGGAACACCTCACGTTCGGCCCCGCGGACGAGCAGGCTGTACTCGTTCTGGGCGGAGACGAAGGCGGGGTGACCGGCCGAGGTCGCCGCCCAGTGCGCCTCGGTCACCTGCCAGCCGGCGAAATTTGAATGTCCGTAGTAGCGGATCTTGCCCTCGTGGACGAGTTCGTCGAGGGCGGCGATCGTCTCCTCGATGGGCGTCAGCGGGTCGGGCGTGTGCATCTGGTAGAGGTCGATCCACTCGGTACCGAGCCGGCGGAGCGAGCCCTCGACCGCGAGTCGCAGGTAGCGGCGCGACCCCTTGGAGCCCCAGTTCGGGATCGGGCTCTCGTAGTCCGCGTGGCCGAACTTGGACGCGAGGACGACCTCGTCCCGCCGGCCGGCCAACGCCCGTCCGAGCAGTTCCTCGCTCAGTCCGTACTCGCGACCGTAGATGTCGGCCGTGTCGAACAGGTTCACGCCGGCATCGATGGCCGCGTCGACCACGGCCGTGGTCCCCTCCTGGGTCTCGGTGACGGTGCCGGGCCGCCCGAAGTTGTTGCAGCCGATACCGACGGCGGAGACGATGAGGCCGCTGCGACCGAGCGGACGATAGCTGAGAGCAGACATGGTCTCCAGGCTAGTCCGACGCCGCTCCACAGGCGCCCCACGCCGGCCGAATCCCGAGGAGGAGACGGCTCCCCCGACGGCCGCAGTGTGACCTTCGTACGCTCGGCCCATGACTCCACACCTCGTCCCCACCACCGCGACCGTCCCCATCACGGCGACCGTTCCCATCACGGCGACCGTCACCTCCACCGCCGGGACACCCGGCCGCGCCGACCACGGGTTCCTGCGCATGCCGACTCCTGTCGGGCGGCTGGAGATCCGATCCGTCGACGGGGCGGTCTCCGCCGTCCGCTTCGAGCAGGATGGGCGGCTCCCACTCGACGGTTCGGACGAACGCCCCACCGAAGTCCTCCTGGAGGCCGTCGAGCAGCTCGACGAGTACTTCCGCGGTCGCCGGACGGTGTTCGACGTGCCGATCGCCGCGACGGGCACACCGTTCCAGGAATCGGTCTGGTCCGCGCTCCGCGGGGTGGGCTTCGGAACCACCACCGGCTACGGGGCCCTGGCTGCAGCCGCCGGCGCCCCCGGCGGTGGCC is a window encoding:
- a CDS encoding aldo/keto reductase, yielding MSALSYRPLGRSGLIVSAVGIGCNNFGRPGTVTETQEGTTAVVDAAIDAGVNLFDTADIYGREYGLSEELLGRALAGRRDEVVLASKFGHADYESPIPNWGSKGSRRYLRLAVEGSLRRLGTEWIDLYQMHTPDPLTPIEETIAALDELVHEGKIRYYGHSNFAGWQVTEAHWAATSAGHPAFVSAQNEYSLLVRGAEREVFPAMRAAGVGFLPYFPLSNGLFTGKFSRDGGPAESRIMRQRKHILDQAPWDAIEAYQVFCDERGISMLEATFGWLLAREGLTSVIAGATTPAQIRANAAAGSAWSPTDEETAWISDRFPLD
- a CDS encoding methylated-DNA--[protein]-cysteine S-methyltransferase, which produces MTPHLVPTTATVPITATVPITATVTSTAGTPGRADHGFLRMPTPVGRLEIRSVDGAVSAVRFEQDGRLPLDGSDERPTEVLLEAVEQLDEYFRGRRTVFDVPIAATGTPFQESVWSALRGVGFGTTTGYGALAAAAGAPGGGRAAGQAVRANTIALLIPCHRVLGTGGVVTGYSGGDGPPTKRWLLDHEGIPYRR